In one window of bacterium DNA:
- the mreD gene encoding rod shape-determining protein MreD yields the protein MYWVMWIGIIILCLVGQTVYADVLTICEIKPDLLLIIIIFFAFKHSSFETGIIGFIAGILQDSLSGINQGINTFTKLIIGLSVSSIKKIHKENLISISLSIFIFTLIQNLLIFAIQSIFIISPGISSLNRVFFIAIYNTILGILIYPIIHKIKSGEG from the coding sequence GTGTATTGGGTAATGTGGATTGGAATAATTATTCTATGTTTAGTTGGACAAACAGTCTACGCAGATGTCTTAACTATTTGTGAAATAAAACCAGATTTACTCCTGATTATAATAATCTTTTTTGCCTTTAAACACTCATCATTTGAGACAGGAATAATAGGATTTATCGCCGGGATATTACAGGATAGTCTTTCAGGTATTAATCAGGGAATTAATACCTTTACAAAACTGATTATTGGATTATCAGTAAGTAGTATAAAAAAAATCCATAAAGAAAATTTGATTTCTATTTCTTTATCTATTTTTATATTTACACTCATCCAGAATTTATTAATCTTTGCCATTCAATCTATATTCATTATTTCCCCTGGAATTTCCTCACTGAATAGAGTTTTTTTTATTGCCATTTATAATACCATTCTGGGGATTCTTATTTACCCGATAATCCACAAAATAAAATCAGGAGAAGGATAA
- the mrdA gene encoding penicillin-binding protein 2 — protein MHIEPTESELERLRQRLVRLTTIIIIAFAILIVKAIYLQIIKGNYYQKVSENNRIRLIPITASRGMIYDCNGKILAQDIPSFDIAIIQLGLNKNEIEQTLIKLKEIVEINLKEVLEKIQAKKNKPFEPTVIVADVDREILTKIAERTTELPGIIIQVNQKRYYTYGPICSHLLGYIGEISKEELIRKYNDGYKYGDLIGKSGIEGYYDLSLRGKNGGKQIEVDVRGRQLQVLGNMEPIPGNNLILTIDKRLQEITNEALGEKSGAVVVMNPNNGEILSIVSKPGFDPNMFLGHMTSTQAKQIFSDKQYPLLNRAIQAQYSPGSVFKIIVATAALEDEIINEDTRYSCGGIYWLGNKRFICFQKEKHGSVDVMDALAHSCNIFFYQVGIKLGINKISKFAQQVGLGEKTGIDLPAEASGLVPTRRWKEEKFKESWYWGETVNLSIGQGYILSTPLQLACALSAIVNGGKIITPRIAKQMVDSSGNIKIFNPWVKRIIPLSNQTQKVVFKGLEDVVAKGTGQKAYLPYLRIGGKTGTVQNPTGEDHALFVCFAPVDDPKVVIAVLVEHGGKGGIEAVPVARRILEQMDWSIFKESGEVKG, from the coding sequence ATGCATATTGAACCGACTGAGTCTGAATTAGAAAGATTACGGCAAAGACTTGTTCGATTAACTACAATTATTATCATCGCTTTTGCCATATTAATTGTTAAAGCAATCTATTTACAGATAATAAAAGGAAATTATTATCAAAAGGTCTCGGAAAATAACCGTATTCGGTTAATACCAATTACTGCTTCAAGAGGAATGATTTATGACTGCAATGGGAAGATATTAGCCCAGGATATACCTTCATTTGACATTGCCATCATTCAACTTGGCTTGAACAAAAATGAAATAGAACAAACACTAATCAAGTTAAAAGAGATAGTAGAAATTAATCTAAAAGAGGTGCTGGAGAAGATTCAGGCGAAAAAAAATAAGCCTTTTGAACCCACAGTAATCGTTGCTGATGTAGACCGTGAAATCCTGACTAAAATCGCTGAACGAACAACCGAATTACCAGGTATTATAATTCAAGTTAATCAAAAACGATATTATACCTATGGTCCCATTTGTAGTCATCTCTTAGGATATATTGGTGAAATTAGTAAAGAAGAACTTATCCGTAAATACAATGATGGATATAAATATGGTGATTTAATTGGGAAATCAGGGATTGAAGGATATTATGACCTTTCTTTAAGAGGCAAAAATGGTGGGAAACAAATTGAAGTTGATGTTCGCGGAAGACAATTACAGGTTTTAGGTAATATGGAACCAATCCCTGGTAATAATCTAATTTTGACCATTGATAAGCGGTTACAAGAAATAACCAATGAGGCTCTTGGTGAGAAATCCGGGGCAGTAGTCGTGATGAATCCTAATAATGGTGAAATATTATCTATAGTTAGCAAACCAGGTTTTGACCCAAATATGTTCTTAGGGCATATGACTTCTACTCAGGCTAAACAGATATTTTCTGATAAACAATATCCATTACTTAATCGGGCAATTCAAGCACAATATTCCCCCGGGTCCGTATTTAAAATTATCGTGGCGACCGCGGCATTAGAAGATGAAATTATAAACGAGGACACAAGATATTCTTGTGGGGGAATATACTGGTTAGGGAATAAAAGGTTTATTTGTTTCCAAAAAGAAAAACATGGCTCTGTAGATGTTATGGATGCACTTGCTCATTCCTGTAATATCTTTTTCTATCAAGTTGGGATTAAATTGGGGATAAATAAAATCTCAAAATTTGCCCAGCAAGTAGGATTAGGAGAGAAAACAGGCATTGATTTACCTGCTGAAGCAAGTGGATTAGTTCCTACTCGAAGATGGAAAGAAGAAAAATTTAAAGAATCATGGTATTGGGGAGAAACAGTTAATTTGAGTATCGGTCAGGGATATATTTTAAGCACACCACTACAATTGGCCTGTGCTTTAAGTGCAATTGTAAATGGTGGCAAGATCATTACACCACGAATAGCTAAACAAATGGTAGATTCTTCTGGAAATATAAAGATATTTAATCCCTGGGTAAAAAGGATTATTCCTTTATCAAATCAGACTCAAAAAGTAGTATTCAAAGGATTAGAGGATGTCGTGGCTAAAGGAACAGGTCAAAAGGCTTATTTACCTTATTTAAGAATAGGTGGTAAAACAGGAACGGTGCAAAATCCTACCGGGGAAGACCATGCCCTCTTTGTTTGCTTTGCCCCGGTGGATGACCCGAAAGTAGTTATCGCCGTTCTTGTCGAACATGGAGGTAAAGGCGGTATAGAAGCAGTTCCAGTCGCAAGAAGAATTTTAGAACAAATGGATTGGTCGATATTTAAAGAAAGTGGAGAGGTTAAGGGTTAA
- a CDS encoding FtsW/RodA/SpoVE family cell cycle protein, which produces MLNFSLKRGFDYIIFSSVILVACLGILMIYSATQSSGSNVLWLKQTMWFGIGLLGLIATVSFDYQLLGKYSRILYILAIVLLIFVLVGGPLIRCARSWVVIGPFSFQPAEFAKLATIIILAEYLSTKREGLTSIEEFIYPMGLVALPMFLILMQPDMGTTLVFLPVVLVMLYITGAKPVYLVSLTSITILIMVFSLFLSWEQLQIVHKIPVIHFLYLSISSFKHTLISLLCLSGLTVAIYYITKLFRKGISFNKFGLILGIITISLLVSLVANGFLKDYQRKRLVVFIDPGIDPLSAGYNIIQSKIAIGSGRLLGKGIFQGTQSQLGFLPERQSDFIFSVIGEELGFIGVIITLLLFLIIIYRGIYIAFSSRDNFGCLLASGIITMIAVQVFMNVGISLSIMPVTGLTLPLVSYGGSSLCVTMVSLGILLNIRLRRYML; this is translated from the coding sequence ATGCTTAATTTTAGTCTAAAAAGAGGGTTTGATTACATTATCTTTAGCTCTGTGATTTTAGTTGCCTGTCTGGGGATACTTATGATTTACAGTGCTACTCAATCATCAGGCTCTAATGTCTTATGGCTTAAACAAACGATGTGGTTTGGAATAGGACTTTTGGGGTTAATCGCTACCGTTTCATTTGATTATCAACTATTAGGTAAATACTCACGAATATTGTATATTCTGGCGATAGTTTTATTAATATTTGTATTGGTGGGAGGTCCTTTGATTCGTTGTGCAAGAAGTTGGGTAGTGATAGGTCCTTTTTCATTTCAACCTGCAGAATTCGCTAAATTAGCCACAATTATTATCCTGGCTGAATATCTTTCAACTAAACGAGAAGGATTAACCTCGATTGAAGAATTTATCTATCCAATGGGATTAGTTGCCTTACCGATGTTTCTTATTCTGATGCAGCCTGATATGGGAACTACATTAGTTTTTCTACCAGTAGTATTAGTTATGCTTTATATCACAGGGGCTAAACCAGTCTATTTAGTTTCATTGACCTCGATAACTATTTTAATTATGGTTTTTTCCTTATTTTTAAGCTGGGAACAACTTCAGATAGTTCATAAAATACCTGTTATCCATTTTCTATATCTGTCTATTAGTTCATTTAAACATACTTTAATCTCTTTACTTTGTCTATCTGGACTTACAGTAGCCATATATTATATTACAAAATTATTTAGAAAGGGTATTTCCTTTAATAAATTTGGGTTAATATTAGGAATTATCACTATTAGCCTTCTTGTTTCGTTAGTTGCCAATGGGTTTTTAAAGGATTATCAAAGAAAACGACTTGTGGTATTTATTGACCCGGGGATTGACCCTTTAAGTGCCGGGTATAATATTATTCAATCTAAAATCGCCATAGGCTCCGGTAGACTATTGGGTAAAGGAATTTTTCAAGGCACACAAAGTCAACTGGGTTTTTTACCTGAGCGTCAATCTGATTTCATCTTCTCAGTTATCGGGGAAGAATTAGGATTTATCGGGGTAATTATTACTTTATTGCTCTTTTTAATTATTATCTACCGCGGTATTTATATCGCCTTTTCTTCAAGGGATAATTTTGGTTGTTTATTAGCCTCGGGGATAATTACTATGATTGCTGTCCAGGTCTTTATGAATGTTGGTATATCTCTGAGTATAATGCCGGTAACCGGTCTAACCTTACCTCTGGTAAGTTATGGTGGCTCTTCACTTTGTGTCACTATGGTTTCTTTAGGCATACTTTTAAATATTAGATTAAGAAGATATATGTTATAA
- the ispE gene encoding 4-(cytidine 5'-diphospho)-2-C-methyl-D-erythritol kinase — MIKLLAPAKINLFLKVIGKRQDGYHELETILQKVELYDTIILENKDGGIELECPEVAGVENLAYKAANLLKQELKVKKGVKIKIEKNIPIGAGLGGGSSDAGTVLIGLNKLWSLGLSQTEMILLASKLGADVPFFIINQGLSYATGIGTILTPLPPLPQFWVIIIWPKIKISTAKVYENVNFMLTNKPIKSKIILDVVKEGNIEQISNLLYNTLEEIVLLQYPVIKKLKEKLINLGALGALMSGSGSSIFGIVKTELEAVNIYDKLKGGDEIIFVTKNMQ, encoded by the coding sequence ATGATAAAATTATTAGCCCCCGCAAAGATAAATTTATTTTTAAAGGTCATCGGTAAAAGACAGGATGGTTACCATGAGTTAGAAACTATCTTGCAAAAAGTCGAATTATACGATACTATCATTTTAGAAAATAAGGATGGCGGAATTGAATTAGAATGTCCAGAGGTTGCTGGTGTAGAAAATTTAGCCTATAAAGCGGCTAATCTTTTAAAACAAGAACTAAAGGTCAAAAAAGGGGTAAAAATAAAGATTGAAAAAAATATCCCGATTGGAGCAGGTTTAGGTGGAGGCAGTTCTGATGCAGGAACCGTATTAATTGGCTTGAATAAATTGTGGTCATTGGGATTGAGTCAAACTGAGATGATTCTCCTCGCTTCTAAATTGGGGGCAGATGTCCCTTTCTTTATCATTAACCAGGGATTATCTTATGCAACAGGAATTGGAACAATCCTTACTCCTTTACCTCCTTTACCACAATTCTGGGTGATTATAATCTGGCCTAAAATAAAAATTTCTACGGCTAAAGTATATGAAAATGTAAATTTTATGTTGACAAATAAGCCAATAAAGAGTAAAATAATATTAGATGTCGTTAAAGAAGGTAATATAGAACAAATTTCAAATTTGCTTTACAATACATTAGAAGAAATTGTGCTCCTGCAATATCCGGTGATTAAAAAATTAAAAGAAAAACTCATTAATCTCGGTGCTCTGGGGGCTCTTATGTCAGGTAGTGGGTCAAGTATTTTTGGAATTGTTAAAACAGAGTTAGAGGCAGTTAACATCTATGATAAATTAAAAGGGGGGGATGAGATAATCTTTGTGACAAAAAATATGCAATAA
- a CDS encoding type II toxin-antitoxin system VapC family toxin, with amino-acid sequence MNVYVFDACALIAFLGNEDGANIVREMLEKAGQGEDRIIIHSNNLCEVYYDHLRVFGDKKAETMIEEILELPLEIISEVSIPLLKLAGKFKVEKSISFADSFVLALAKTEKASIVTTDHHEFDRIEEEGNIPFIWIR; translated from the coding sequence GTGAATGTATATGTCTTTGATGCCTGTGCTCTCATTGCTTTTTTGGGTAATGAAGACGGTGCTAATATAGTTAGAGAAATGTTGGAAAAAGCAGGTCAGGGAGAGGATAGAATAATAATCCATAGCAATAATCTATGTGAGGTCTATTACGACCACTTGAGGGTCTTTGGTGATAAGAAGGCAGAAACAATGATTGAAGAAATATTAGAGTTGCCTTTGGAGATTATTAGTGAGGTAAGTATCCCACTTCTTAAGCTGGCTGGTAAGTTTAAGGTTGAAAAGAGTATTTCCTTTGCTGACTCCTTTGTGTTAGCATTGGCAAAAACTGAAAAAGCGTCCATTGTTACCACTGACCATCACGAATTTGATAGGATCGAAGAAGAGGGTAATATTCCTTTTATATGGATTCGTTAA
- the spoVG gene encoding septation regulator SpoVG → MEITNIRVKRIENDSKLKAWVSVTFDDVFVVHNIKVIQGQEEMFIAMPNRLTKDGALKDIAHPISVEFRQTLQDKVLEAYQHA, encoded by the coding sequence ATGGAAATTACTAACATTCGGGTTAAACGAATAGAGAATGACTCGAAATTAAAGGCGTGGGTATCAGTAACATTTGACGATGTATTTGTGGTGCATAACATTAAAGTCATTCAGGGACAAGAAGAAATGTTTATCGCTATGCCTAATAGACTGACAAAAGATGGGGCATTAAAAGATATTGCCCATCCCATTAGCGTTGAATTTAGACAAACACTGCAAGATAAGGTATTAGAAGCATACCAGCATGCATAA
- a CDS encoding sugar phosphate nucleotidyltransferase, producing the protein MENRITIIILAAGLGKRMKSDLAKVLHKLCHKPMIEYVLDTLSFFLSARIIIVVGHQKEKIAQLVKNKKVEIVVQEELLGTGHAVAQTEKILSDFEGNILVLCGDTPLLKSSTLERLIQTHQQSNATVTILTTTIDDPTGYGRIITDASGNVCEIIEEKDATEQEKAINLINTGTYCFKSKDLFSALKKITTDNKQGEYYLTDVVGILKKQGEKIITLQIPDPIEVIGINTQDDLKEAEKIVTAYVKGSQ; encoded by the coding sequence ATGGAAAACCGAATTACTATAATTATTTTAGCCGCAGGATTAGGAAAGAGGATGAAATCTGATTTGGCGAAGGTGCTTCATAAACTGTGCCATAAGCCAATGATAGAATATGTCCTAGACACTCTTTCCTTTTTTTTATCAGCAAGAATTATTATTGTTGTTGGACATCAAAAAGAAAAAATAGCCCAATTAGTTAAAAATAAAAAGGTAGAGATAGTTGTTCAAGAAGAGTTACTCGGGACAGGACATGCTGTTGCTCAAACAGAAAAGATATTGTCTGATTTTGAAGGGAATATATTAGTCCTTTGCGGAGATACTCCTTTACTAAAAAGTAGCACTCTTGAAAGGTTAATTCAAACTCATCAACAATCTAATGCAACAGTAACAATCCTTACAACAACCATAGATGACCCAACTGGATATGGCAGAATAATAACAGATGCCTCTGGGAATGTATGTGAAATTATTGAGGAAAAAGATGCCACAGAGCAGGAAAAGGCAATTAACTTAATTAATACAGGAACTTATTGTTTTAAAAGTAAGGATTTATTTTCTGCCCTAAAAAAGATAACGACGGATAATAAACAAGGCGAATATTATCTAACTGATGTTGTTGGAATTCTAAAAAAACAGGGAGAAAAAATAATAACCCTTCAAATACCTGACCCAATCGAGGTAATAGGGATAAATACACAGGATGACCTGAAGGAGGCTGAAAAGATAGTCACTGCTTATGTAAAAGGCAGTCAGTAA
- a CDS encoding right-handed parallel beta-helix repeat-containing protein, translated as MKKILSLVVLGLIWGYETKAGDLYVPSGTYTTIQSAIDAAVNGDTIYVGSGTYNEAIYINKRISIIGAGANVCTITAISLGNTNTVTFDGENANGTITGFTVTGEMTITDFPLTRASRGGFYNTGNGIYCLNGANPTIINNTISGHTVCGISCYYSSPIIINNTISENGDVSLFCYNSSPIITNNTISGNNWVGIYCDNESSPTITNNTISENGEVGISCYSSSSPHIVNNIISKNNWNGIFCSSSSPQIINNTISRNTFYGISCRFSSPVITNNIITENGRTSDEYFGILSDNSSPQINYNCVWGNGQSGNNSYSGCSAGPNDISYNPQFISNGNFHLQPLSPCIDAGSNTAIGTITTDKDGNPRFVNGIIDIGAYEYQSMQQEGIISSLGTLSYSTQTTFAETINKKILMLENTTEDISFEDFEEIMIKTGRFANNGFFKSKLILGESSYLINGSLYQKEGKIHLNGVLEGGFGIIEAVLGSQTYYGTVTCLEIENQSIISQEAGFGGNITSMEEEEYPATKMHYRQIDADLGTISLVATMVKIDDPNNPYNDEGFAIISYSSAYGFGEGYTYVQDRRLEGIFKQPLYGLILGSINESEGLLVSIIQVDYGLPAKSDVDVEIWGPGRVSPGQIITYMINLRNSGLVSAKDISIIASPPTFTDYISASDNHTYFTIAHWEDIEHWQTSNVIQVPRIRWDFSEIPAMSVTTLNFQVKVKWGLPEGLSESPEVYIWPKAEADDFYPTYDPEGGHDFDGEEE; from the coding sequence ATGAAGAAAATTTTATCTTTGGTGGTTTTGGGACTGATTTGGGGGTATGAGACAAAGGCAGGGGATTTGTATGTGCCATCAGGAACTTATACTACCATCCAATCTGCCATAGATGCCGCAGTAAATGGTGATACCATCTATGTTGGTTCTGGAACCTACAATGAGGCAATTTATATCAATAAAAGGATTAGTATAATTGGAGCGGGTGCAAATGTTTGCACAATTACAGCCATAAGTTTAGGCAATACAAATACCGTTACCTTTGATGGAGAAAATGCAAATGGGACCATTACGGGTTTTACAGTAACCGGGGAGATGACAATAACAGATTTTCCACTAACTCGGGCAAGTAGAGGCGGGTTTTATAACACTGGCAACGGAATATATTGCCTGAATGGTGCAAACCCAACCATCATAAATAACACCATCTCAGGGCACACTGTATGTGGCATCTCCTGCTACTACTCTTCCCCAATCATCATTAACAATACAATATCAGAGAATGGAGATGTTAGCCTCTTCTGTTACAACTCCTCCCCAATTATCACAAATAATACAATATCAGGTAATAATTGGGTTGGCATTTACTGCGACAATGAATCCTCTCCAACCATCACCAATAATACAATATCAGAGAATGGAGAAGTTGGCATTTCATGTTATTCCTCTTCCTCCCCACATATCGTCAATAACATAATATCAAAGAATAATTGGAATGGTATCTTCTGCTCCTCCTCTTCCCCACAAATTATCAATAACACTATATCAAGGAATACTTTTTATGGCATTTCTTGTAGATTCTCATCTCCAGTCATCACCAACAATATCATTACTGAAAATGGAAGAACGAGCGATGAATATTTTGGAATTTTATCGGATAATTCATCTCCTCAAATCAATTACAATTGTGTTTGGGGTAATGGTCAAAGTGGCAACAATAGTTATTCTGGATGCTCTGCAGGACCAAACGACATCTCCTACAATCCTCAATTCATCAGTAATGGTAATTTTCACCTTCAACCCCTATCTCCCTGTATAGATGCAGGTTCAAACACAGCCATAGGTACTATTACAACGGACAAAGATGGAAATCCTCGTTTTGTTAACGGTATTATAGATATAGGCGCCTATGAATATCAAAGTATGCAACAGGAAGGAATAATTTCATCTTTGGGGACTTTGTCTTACTCAACGCAGACTACTTTTGCTGAAACGATAAATAAGAAAATACTGATGCTGGAAAATACAACCGAGGATATCAGTTTTGAAGATTTTGAAGAGATAATGATTAAAACAGGTCGCTTTGCTAATAATGGCTTTTTTAAAAGCAAACTTATACTTGGGGAGAGTTCATATTTAATAAACGGTTCGCTTTATCAAAAAGAGGGCAAAATACACCTAAATGGTGTTCTGGAAGGAGGATTTGGAATAATAGAGGCGGTTTTGGGCTCGCAGACATATTATGGCACAGTGACTTGTCTTGAAATAGAAAATCAGAGTATCATTAGTCAAGAGGCAGGTTTTGGAGGGAATATAACCTCAATGGAGGAAGAAGAATATCCTGCGACTAAAATGCATTATCGCCAAATAGATGCTGACTTAGGCACAATTTCTTTGGTAGCAACAATGGTAAAAATAGATGATCCCAATAATCCTTATAATGATGAAGGATTTGCCATAATCTCTTATAGCTCAGCGTATGGTTTTGGTGAGGGATATACCTATGTTCAAGATAGGAGGCTTGAAGGTATTTTTAAACAACCATTATATGGTTTGATATTAGGTAGTATAAATGAGTCAGAAGGTTTATTAGTTTCAATAATCCAGGTAGATTATGGTTTGCCTGCTAAATCAGATGTAGATGTTGAAATCTGGGGACCTGGTAGGGTAAGCCCAGGCCAGATAATTACATATATGATTAACTTAAGGAATAGCGGATTGGTTTCTGCCAAAGATATATCAATAATCGCCTCACCGCCAACATTTACCGATTATATTTCAGCCTCAGATAACCATACATACTTTACCATTGCCCATTGGGAGGATATTGAGCATTGGCAGACAAGCAATGTAATCCAGGTTCCAAGGATAAGGTGGGATTTTTCGGAAATTCCCGCAATGTCCGTAACAACTTTAAATTTCCAGGTAAAGGTTAAGTGGGGATTGCCAGAAGGATTAAGCGAAAGCCCAGAGGTCTACATCTGGCCAAAAGCTGAGGCAGACGATTTTTATCCAACTTATGACCCGGAGGGAGGTCATGACTTTGATGGAGAGGAGGAATAA